In Bos indicus isolate NIAB-ARS_2022 breed Sahiwal x Tharparkar chromosome 2, NIAB-ARS_B.indTharparkar_mat_pri_1.0, whole genome shotgun sequence, a single genomic region encodes these proteins:
- the AMER3 gene encoding APC membrane recruitment protein 3: MELKRGKTFIKSSLQTDHEKPPDPAATALTTEDAISLGGQQLPHSERGPQVSPSTQGYNRCSDREAQPDTNGGPAALCGATFKLVRKSKNHDSVPRADRAATATGQLVGSASFPGTPSSQRMIDYRHFVPQMPFVPAVAKSIPRKRISLKRPKKCFRNLFHIRRNKTENLPSTKGEGLSSPEGPSETGGQRGIAFLPLGEELGLDGQCQDLSDSEFLPDSSFDLCRALCEDVASLKSFDSLTGCGEIFADESSVPSLELNEGLASPAQRSQASNSKTFRGPFQGSIEQLASPAQNEMSDFAKFWDHVNHSVRQQQHALLGPWLGGPQASDTDQPRPDAARLAELPLCPCRDPHSSSKASSTDTGTPKSERPESVSTSDEGYYDSFSPGLEEDKKEAPSPGTPTAAFPRDSYSGDALYELFYDPAEGPGSPSLDDDLCVSESPSGPAPGAPLSMCSFHVGAEENLAPVPGPDLLSQGFLQSSWRGKECLLKLCDTELAITMGIINWLRRGPELRALPASALREPATPSGGLVEKPGAGSEKMGLGPVKLDGRGPQALDAGRISVSSIPSRKELWACSGPKGLLAGVSKVLAGAKQETKSSSCDPSLECVPVSGERGTQGHPEGSFSPVGSAAAMGSNTSRKNKVPHPSVWPGSQEPRLPRNLGCFQGSWRPGPGGSTMDSKLTLTGCVAQVEALQINPDCQSPAAHPPRQNTGSGLCGKPQARGPDILQQEQPNGFPNLAAICGLPSLANPLHIPQDQRCPGSILDLSQLREEPTTLNVQAHVSVEDRPLQLNSRAMEQAAQRGQLDL, from the coding sequence ATGGAGCTGAAGAGAGGAAAGACCTTCATCAAATCTAGCCTGCAGACTGACCATGAGAAACCTCCAGACCCAGCAGCGACTGCCCTGACCACAGAGGATGCAATCTCACTGGGAGGGCAGCAGCTGCCCCACAGTGAGAGGGGCCCCCAGGTCAGTCCCAGCACCCAAGGATACAACAGATGCTCTGATCGGGAAGCCCAGCCAGACACCAATGGAGGGCCTGCAGCTCTCTGTGGCGCCACCTTCAAACTGGTTCGGAAGAGCAAGAATCACGACAGTGTGCCCAGGGCTGACAGGGCAGCCACAGCTACAGGGCAGCTGGTGGGCAGCGCAAGTTTCCCAGGGACCCCCAGCAGCCAGCGCATGATTGACTACCGCCACTTTGTGCCCCAGATGCCCTTCGTACCAGCTGTGGCCAAGAGTATCCCAAGGAAGAGGATTTCCCTGAAACGACCCAAGAAGTGCTTTCGTAACCTATTCCACATCCGCAGAAACAAGACTGAGAATTTGCCCTCAACCAAGGGGGAGGGCTTGTCTTCTCCCGAGGGCCCATCAGAGACTGGAGGGCAGCGAGGCATAGCCTTCCTCCCCTTGGGCGAGGAACTGGGCCTGGATGGCCAGTGCCAGGACCTGTCTGACAGTGAGTTCCTGCCCGACTCTTCCTTTGACCTCTGCAGGGCCCTGTGTGAGGACGTGGCCTCACTGAAGAGCTTTGACTCACTCACAGGCTGTGGGGAGATCTTTGCAGATGAGAGCTCAGTGCCATCCCTGGAGCTGAACGAGGGCCTGGCGAGCCCTGCCCAGAGATCACAGGCTTCTAACAGCAAGACTTTCAGGGGCCCCTTCCAAGGCAGCATAGAGCAGCTGGCATCGCCTGCTCAGAATGAAATGTCTGACTTTGCCAAGTTCTGGGACCATGTGAATCACTCAGtgaggcagcagcagcatgccctgCTAGGCCCGTGGCTGGGAGGGCCCCAGGCATCAGACACAGACCAGCCCAGGCCAGATGCAGCTAGGCTGGCTGAGCTCCCTCTGTGCCCATGCAGGGATCCACACAGCAGCTCCAAAGCCAGCTCCACAGACACAGGGACCCCCAAGAGTGAGCGGCCGGAGTCTGTGTCCACGAGCGACGAGGGCTACTATGACTCCTTCTCACCAGGCCTCGAGGAGGACAAGAAGGAGGCCCCGAGCCCAGGCACACCCACAGCCGCCTTCCCCCGGGACAGCTACAGTGGAGACGCCCTCTATGAGCTCTTCTATGACCCCGCTGAGGGCCCTGGGAGTCCGAGCCTGGATGATGACTTGTGCGTGTCCGAGAGTCCATCGGGGCCGGCACCGGGAGCCCCATTGTCCATGTGCAGCTTCCATGTTGGTGCAGAGGAGAACCTGGCTCCTGTTCCAGGCCCAGACCTACTCAGCCAGGGCTTCTTACAGAGCTCTTGGAGGGGCAAAGAGTGCCTGCTGAAGCTCTGTGACACCGAGCTGGCCATCACCATGGGCATTATCAACTGGCTCCGCCGGGGCCCGGAGCTCCGTGCCTTGCCTGCCTCAGCTCTCAGAGAGCCGGCAACTCCCTCAGGAGGACTGGTGGAGAAACCAGGAGCTGGCTCTGAGAAGATGGGCCTAGGTCCAGTGAAACTGGATGGCAGGGGGCCCCAGGCTTTAGATGCAGGTAGAATCTCTGTGAGCTCTATACCCAGCAGGAAGGAGCTGTGGGCATGTTCAGGTCCCAAGGGCCTGCTTGCTGGAGTGAGCAAGGTCCTAGCCGGGGCCAAGCAGGAGACCAAGTCTTCATCCTGTGACCCCTCTCTGGAGTGTGTGCCAGTTTCTGGGGAACGAGGGACACAAGGCCACCCTGAAGGCTCATTCTCCCCTGTAGGGTCTGCAGCCGCCATGGGATCCAACACATCCAGGAAGAACAAAGTCCCACACCCATCTGTCTGGCCTGGCTCCCAGGAGCCCAGGCTGCCTAGGAACCTTGGGTGTTTCCAAGGTTCCTGGAGGCCAGGTCCTGGGGGAAGCACCATGGATTCAAAACTCACCCTGACAGGCTGTGTGGCCCAGGTGGAAGCCCTACAGATCAACCCAGACTGCCAGTCCCCTGCTGCTCATCCCCCAAGACAAAACACAGGTAGTGGGCTCTGCGGGAAGCCTCAGGCCAGGGGCCCTGACATTCTGCAACAGGAACAGCCTAATGGCTTCCCTAACCTGGCTGCCATCTGTGGCCTGCCCTCCCTGGCCAACCCACTCCACATCCCACAGGACCAGAGATGCCCAGGAAGCATTCTGGATCTGAGTCAGCTCAGGGAGGAGCCCACCACGCTGAATGTCCAGGCCCATGTCTCTGTGGAGGACCGGCCCCTGCAGCTCAACTCAAGGGCAATGGAGCAGGCTGCACAGAGGGGCCAGCTGGACTTGTAG